The segment tcgataaattatattttacttatataaaattattttcaaataaaattacaaCTTTGTTTAgtgcttatttttaagagatattgaaaacaaaaaaataaatcaaatagttgcaaaatagatatattatattttatcattattaaaattattatttttcttaatattaaatgttcttttaaattttgtgtttgtggaacttaatataaccataatcaaaataccaaagcaaaatctgaattctcattttcaatattttttaaaataaattttagtttccattcaataaatcaaaggcataaagttatttagaatttacagaatattttaattattgtaaatattaatatgtgTTCATGAGCTTCCAGAAATGTATCACCTACTTATGTATGTAACTTCCTATTGAGCATCACttgattttataatatatttttaaaaacatcaataatttgataaatattatgaaaatacatgcaCGTTTAAACGATAAATAAAAGTGATTTGATTTTActtgattataataaaaaataaaaattatatcatttgaatttgaaagaataacagtaactcaatatactcacaacatgagtgattcaactaatctaacttatatctaaagtcatagatttaactacgataagaaaatataattttataagaaaaataatttattttataaatataaatcaaagaacaactcaaaacatattaaaatgaaaataaaatattaaaaaactgttacaatttagttcttttctaaaatttatatatatgcatgagacttcagaatattatcgttatattaatttatgtaaattggaatcagacactttagtttattttaattttttttattgtaagcacaaaatatttaaagttatacataatcttcataaaatatatttacatattttagacaacaaccacctaaatgcaaataagaaattaatcaaaattttaatatatttagaataaaaaatattatagttgaattcagaGATGCAATCCAAATTAcgcaaatgataactaaattgactgtaaaaacaataaaaccgattaaatataacatatagaaaatcatatgtattattaaagtaatataatattataaatataaatgatgcatacaaactataaattaatttaaaattaaaactaaatagcaatcaattattatagtatatttatttcaaaaacatttatacccgtgcatgagcacgggaaaatcacctagtataattaattgcataagtacttttagatttctatacatcataatcgaacctgaatcaaatagagtaatatgattacttttggttattcggttatttttagtttaatttgaatTCAACATACCTGAATTGAATCGGTTAATATTCTTACTTTTCATACAAATATCCGTACCGGCGTCAAATACAttagtttttggatatttgtaggTTTGTATATATCAAGACTGAATTCATCTGGACCCGATTCGAAACacacatgaaaatttataataccgaAATGAAGtctagtttcaaaactcaaaaagcatGATAACCCACAGAAATAACTCGTAGCTGAATAGTTATCCgtaggggtgggcattttacccgaaatccgaagtggcacccgaacccgatccaaaaaacccgaaccgaaatccgaaccgaagtagcaaaatatccgaacgggtattaaattaggagagattggatatccgaacccgaacgggtaatatccgaacccgaatggatatccgaaaataaccgaacatatgataattaaccttatatttatagtttacatctttcattttatataaaatatttatattgatactacacatactttaaattcatatgatatacatacaattacgtagaagatgatttgtTATTCGCTTAAAATACAtgtaaaactttttatttcagcaattaacaaaaagttacatccaaaatttaaaaacaataaccaaattaatgtctttttagtttgaaaatgttatgtccaaatctattaaccatgcaatctattaaaaataaaaaatagttaagtgaaaagttatatatttaaatacaagaaatttgagaaatgaaaattttcatgtttttttttcaaaatctaaatatccgaacccgatccgaaataaccgaaaccgaacttaaaatacccgaacccgacccgaagtacataaatacccgaacgggttctacacctctataccgaaatacccgaaaatccgaaatacccgatccgaacccgaacgggtacccgaacgcccacccctagttatccgaatgtccatgtctaaccgatacataagtaaataaaaaaaattgttaaccattttgaattcttatcacaaatagagtggtttcattcaaatatgtcgaattattatagttaatatgtaaataatcatggcaaaatattatagtaaatataattaatgagatagttaaaaagtgagaaaatgaatgtaaaagataaaataaaaaaaattgaaaacaaataaattttgtttttcatgtcactattatatatcatatatatgtcatcatataattaatcatattttatatgtaccataatataagtaatcatataattaatattattttatacataccatcatataaataatcacatatattatatttataaacttaatatgaaatataaaaaccataatttaagttgatgtttttaattaagttatgtattgtatttttcttatatatagtgaaaatattttttaaatggttattggaaaatattttagtaatttttttttaaaatatatatatatatatatatatatatatatatatatatatatttgaatcaattatttatataaattaattttaaattattattttgatttgaattttgtatagaaataattaaaattgagaaaaatgaatgcaaaagataaaataaaaattgaaaacaaataaattttgttttgtacttctgtaataaatgatattaacttatttagtaaatataatagatgaagggttagaattgattaacaatataataaaaatcttttaaaaaatcaattaagataAGCAAGTATTATTTTATACTGTTATCCATgcttccaaacaattctcatttatactactatccatgtttccaaacaattcccatttatactactatccaagtttccaaacaactctcaaatgtacttcagttttaataatatagatgtataTTCATTCGTACGACTAGAAGCATCATCAATAGACCAGTCCGGTCTGGGGTATATGAAAATGAACCGATCGCTTAGGGCATTCTAATTTTATGCAACAATTTTAGTTGTATATTGGatactttaaaaaatttatatgaaaatgtgGGCATAAGTGTAGAGCATTACAAGTCTTTTTTTAAAGTTAGACCGACAATCGAAGATCAgcaaaatatatgtattttcttGTTTATGAGTTTAGAAAGTAAAAGATGAGATTCAAAGACTCCTCAGAGATAAGTTAACACAACTCTTCACCTTACTTGCTGCTGCTACTCTCATCAACGGGAAGGTAGACTCCTTCTGCTGCCAACCAAACATTATCTGCCCGCTTTTCCCTGATTCCACACACCTgtgtcccaaaaaaaaaagaaaaagaaaaaaaatctcatgcatgagtttcaactttcaagacatTGGCAATAATATTTGAAGACTAGACAAAAGCGTGTAATTTACCTCTTGCTGACCACCGGCTATACGCTGGTACTTTTTGTCATGGCTATGGAGGTAGCCACTAGTGTCTATGTGTTGAAGTCGGACTCTTTGGTCTTGTTTCCATGTCTTCCCGCTCCCTTCGATTATAAGCCTATGAAACAGATCGTAAGGTGTGAGTGTGAGCTTCTATGTGGATGCAAACACACTAAACATTTAGATGAGTATCAAATAGCTTTTAAGGGATTATAATTACTTCCAGTGATCCCCAGTATCGGAATTTGAATCATCTCCAAAACAGCTAACCTGCACCAAGAAAATTGGGTTAGCAAGAAGAAGAATGCAACTACCAATTTAAACCGGCACAGTACTTCACAATTCACATAGACCCACTATAATAATATCCTCATACTACACTGCTTAAAACCCTAAGATAGATCTTTCATCCAAGCTTAGCGCATAAGGGCATACAAAAACGTTTTAAATGGAAGAGAATAATAACCTCTAAGTTGCCTGATATAGGGGATGCATGCAAGTGACTGTGGAGCCATTTCCGGGTCTTCATGTGCTGCAATCTAATGGTAGCTCCACTCATGACGGCATCACCTTGCTTTGCTGTTGTCCCAGGCACAGGTTTAACAATCTATCAAAAAGAATAATCCATGACAAGATAAATGCATCAGCTCCATTACTCCATCATAACTCATTAAAAACCATTGCTTCAGATCAAATGCAAGCTAATGTTCTGTTCTAACATACAAAAAAACAGGACAGACCCTGAGATTTAGGGGGCCATAGACGATTTATTAACGatttcaactaatttttctttttacaaatttggaagcctatattttttttttctggaagcCTATGTTTATGTAGTTTTCTTCAAAAACATTTTGGTGGACTAAGTCCAATATTTCATTCGGCTTTGCCTAAGACCGGTCCTATTCAAAAGACTTCAATTTTAAGTTGCTCTAATACACCATAGCTTCAAATTTAATAAACCAATCTATAAGGATAAGACAAGCTAGTTGATGTTTTATTCCAAGACTTGAAACAAAATGATCTTCTTGTGTAAAAGCAAGAAAGTACCCAGTAGCTGTTGGAATCAACGACGCCAGGAAAGCCAGTGACTGACTGCTGCCCACTGCCGGATCCATAGGGCACATCGTGAGAATGCAGTCGAACCTTTGTCTTCTCGTGCATCAGCTTCATCGCACTTCCATACGTAATCTATACATCACAACGAGATACCGAATTCGAATCAAATGCAAGAAGAAACACTAAATCGATACAATGTATACACACACCTCGACGCCTTCTTTACCCGaagcggcggcggcggaggcAGACGTGTAGCCGGAATCTGAATCGACgctgaggaagaggaagagagcgAGGGAGAAGAATCCCATAGCCATCACGAAGAGAAGAGCGATGAACCAGTTCTGCTGATAAAAGGGGAATTCGGGGATAGGTTTCCTCGCTGAAGGAGGAGGAGCACGTAGAGGCGAAGCAGAGGAAGGAGGAGATGGAGATGGTGGCGAAGGCTTTCTTCTCGAGAGAGCTTGTTGTTGCCCGGACGTCGACGCCACCGTGAAGGATCAAAAATTGAGATCTCGCCGGAGACAGTAGAGATGTGTTGGCTTTGCCGATTCCGGttagttaagttttttttttagtttatgttgACACGTAGGCTTGCGTTTAGATAACAAATGGTAATTCAACACGTGTACCTTGGATGATTTGGCGAGTTATGAGTGGTGCGAAGACGCAAATCAAAGCTAAAATTTACTTTTAAGTAGTTATAGTATAGTATGAGAAAGTTAgttattaagtttttttgttaGTAGGAGCTTCTATAATGTCAAGATCAGGAGAGGGGCAAAGAGAGCCTCTTCCAAAGTTTTATGGGACGaatgaataatgtttttgtttgtgaAGATAATGTTCGTTTGTTCACAACATAAGTTTTTGGCGGGTTCTACCTACCAAGCCAATAAtctttaacaatttcattaatcTCTGGCATGTGCTATATTGATCTGAAAATGCCTAGATCTTTTCTATGTTGAAAATGATACAAAAAGATTGTTAAAGGTTTATGGTCCGATTCCTTAATTAAACTTGGAGTACTTGCAATGCGCTGCAAGAAACATCTCTAATCTAGAGTAATTCTCTGATGGGGTCAGGACGAAAACCTGATTCAGTTTTGTTGACAAGTTACAGGACCAATGGTGTAGTATGTATGCTTGTTCTGCCCCTTTTCATTCCTTTCTTCTCTCGCCTCCCTCCATTTTGCATGTCAATCTTATTCCTTTGTGAGAGCTTGTATGTAAAGCATGACACTTTCGATGGAATATTTCACAATTTTATATAAACTCAAAGCTCTTTTGCTGCTCTAGTTGCAGATTCAAAGACTTTAaaggaagagaaaagagaagaacTTTAAAAAATCTTAAAGCTTGACAAGTCGTTGGATGGGGCTGTTGACGTCATTGGTTCCATGGAACTCTCAGCTAAGATACTTGCAAAGTTAGTAATCATATAGCTTTGGTTTTGTTTGTCTACAGAAACAAGATCCATTTAAATGAGATTTCATATAACTCTGCAACGGGCTCATCAAACAGGTTATAGACATGGAGTTCTTCTAACTGAAGTCTTTGATTACCCTTTCAGTGGAAACAGAACTATCATCTTAAGAGAGAAATGTATATATGTGAGACTAAGAATTCTAAATTGCATTTGCAGGTTTATCTGGATACCGTGGGAGATCCTGAGAAGTAATGAATAAAACTGTCTGATAAGTTTGGTTCGATCAAATTTGCCGTTTCAAAGAAAGCTGATAGTTTGTATCCTATTGTTAGTGGAGCAAGTATTGTGGCCAAGGTTAATATGTTATGGATTCTCACTATCTCTATCTCGAAGCTTTTCACTCGCTAAAAGTCGCTGAGTATATATTAAATTGCTTAGGTGACCAGAGACAGAGCGTTGACAGAGTGTTGGTAGAGGAAACTGGAGAAAACATAAACAGAAACTTGGGTTCTGGTCTTCTGGATATTCCGGAGgtgtattatttttaaaacttcaaattcgTTTATATTTTTAGTGACTAATATGTTTTGTGATGTAATAATATAGATCCTGAGACAAAGGCATGTTAGAGCAACACAAACATTGTGTTTGGATTCCCATCATTGGTACGTTTCAGTTGGGGAACTTGCACTAACGCATTTGAAGGGCAATGTTGAAGTTTCATTGTTAGTTTTTCTAGTTGCTcataaaattatcatttttgtgTAGTTTACACaaacatttttgattttatatatcACTTAATAGCTTATAAAATTATcatcatttatttttgtatagttATGCATTTGCATTCATATTCTTTATTTTAAACCAGTAAAAAAATGCAACTTTTATATTATCTTTGTAATTACCATTCAGAATTGATAAATGGAATATACTGGAAACATCCAGTGGTTTATGGTGAATTTTATAAAAGCATAATATACTCAAATATATTAAGACGTCAGCACAGACAAGAACAGAACAATGAAACCCTTAATTAATCATGGCCACTAGAACTATATAGAAAACAAGGAAAGGTCTCTTCAAAAAGTGACGGATCCGACGGCAGATAGTTAATGTTTCAGATCGACGGTCGAATGGTTCATGCCTCTATCTGGTTTAGTGTGAAACCACGTCAGTCTAAAATGAAACCTCCAATAAAAAGCCAACAAAGCTCTCTTATTTTTTCTCTTTCGATAAAGCTTCTCTACtttaatctttgtttttatttttattatttctttggGTGTATTCGAGACACATTCCAGTGAATATATTCTTTACCCATCCCTTTATCTAgataacttattttatattccaaaTCATTTTGATTTAGACTGAGCCGACCGAATACTTTAATATGCGATCACGAATTTTTTAAATGTGACTGAATGTTGATGTATAGAGGTAAGATTCGATGTTCAGTATCTTTAGACATTCTAGAGAAAGGACACAAATTTAAGCATATTATAGATTGAtgctaaaatagattttagttCAAATATTGTAAGAGTGTTAACCATCGTTGGGTGGTACGGGCAGAGCTAGGAATTATTCTCACCGGAATCAATATTATTATACTTATCTAGTAATATTAAGACAGGTGCAAAAATTAGATTTCATCTTTAAACAAGAGGGTCAATTCTATATGAATGACCTTCTTTTTTTACACTAACAACTTCAGTTATAAacaaaaaactagattttgacccgcgtttgaaaagcgcgggttttttaggttatattataatacaaagtcttattatatcaaaaaatatatttttaacagttatataatatatgaattagtttatttgatattttatatgtacacttttacataagtttttttaggcatgagaattatatccggatcaaaaaaacaaaccgaaccgacccgaaaatataggtttagttcaggtcgagagaagataacctattggaGTTTTTTTTGGACCCGCGTCCGGTCCTACCCTAgatccgatcataaatatgttgtgtttattaggtatatttggatatttcgaatatgtttctGGCATTATCGatgttttttttaggtttttggtttacgattatagtttttgatttcatgtaaattttcaaattaaaaaaaaaattttgggtatttggataaaattttgtgtattttcagttcagtgtcagattttgaataagattttaaatttttaggtatttgaattttttgggtatttgtttggagtttcaagtatttttcgtgtttcagatatttttcagcttttttagatatttcaaatctttttagaatcctaaatacccgaacagatgtggacccattacgtgcatatcgggtccaacaaccttttgatataggtttttaacgttattgtacaaaaacatggttgatgaaatatttttagaaaactcatttttaaatatgaaaatatctatcaaaatatagacggttgaaagtttagtatataatatgaaattttagtgggaaaatttatatatgatatgattacgttattataaaagaaagaggaagttaaaatgtacacatatatgttgtgtaacttctcttgctttaaattatatattatatgataaaagtgataatattaaacattagtttcaatgcttttacgattaaaagtcaaaatggtaaatatagtaatagtaatgattaagatttaggagtggtatttgaataaataaatgaattaaataaattattgttaggaaaatatatggtaacatattgttagtataagtttaaggtaagaccaaaaaaataatgagttaaataaaagggtccaaacaactttgataggtagattttttaagacttcttcccttttaatagtattgatattaaaaatcatGGAAGTTAACTGACCCCCTCCCCCTCAAGTAGTTCCGCCACTGGTGATACGGCAggattgaaaaaataataagcactttaagtttaaaaattaaccACTTTAATTTATTCATCTGCATGGTTAATCAATATAAACATTTGACTCTCACGTAGAAAATCAAAGTTTATCTGTCATCTGTTGACAAATCTTCAGAAGATTAGTTGAGTCTTTGGATTTGGATACGttcaaaattatcaaaaaaaaagaattaagatttttttttattcttcttaaATCTTTTCTTACTGTatttaatatttacaaaaaaaaattcaatttattGGAAATATAGATTTAAAAGATAATTTGGTGGGAgctaaaagataatatataataaaactaaataaaaagaaataccaCATTTTATAATTGGATTTgaaacattttaaaacaaacatttACTTCATTTAAAGAAAGTATATTTAtggataaaaataaagaaaaatatttggaaaccAAAAtcttaagtttttattttagatatatttcataaaatatgaaataatctaACTAAAGTCTTAAAGAATATAAATTatcatttgaaatatttttgtaaaagaataaataatgaaaataatttttaaagaataaaattttcatttaaaatattttcttaaaaaattattttaagaacCTGACATTTCTTTAAATCACCTTAAGTGTTTCAAAATGTATGCTATTTTGGGGAATATTTagtattttgaaatataaaatattctataCATTTGAACATGATTTTTgttcaataaataattttacaaaaaatattactttATCAAAAATTCTTGTGatatttctataattttaaatatatcatttgATATTCTCAGATTTCTCCATTGAAGATCGAAGTACTCAGATTTAACCCTATTTTTAATTGCAAGTGTACATCTATGCACGATAGTAAATTACGATCAAATCCTCAAAGACTAAAGTTACATTATCAAACTACGAGGAAAGAATGCGAATGTGTTTTTATGGTTTTCAAGTATGATTAATATAAAGAACAAtatgtaaaacaaaaattaaagttatGACTAAAAACACTTGGCAATGGAAAATTCTTAGAAAAACATGGATCGTGAAATGAATGCTAGCATAGAATACAGTATAATACCGTTCTCAAACTCAAACCATTCAATTACTGTAATCTACTTCTGCATCGCTAAATCctatgttataaaattatatagacTAATTTTCGTTGAATTTTGGATTTTAGACATACTATCTAATAGGTTTGATCTGAAGTTAACAACAATATCAACTGGTTACGAATACTTGCTTATCTAGATTCGGTCATGAGATTAAATACTCATTTTAGATGCATTGTATAAATTTTCTCCAATAGTTTTGCAATTTGTTTAGGGTTTGTTGGTGTTGGTATTCCGCCAACAAAGGAAAGTGACGAAACtaactaataataattaattatattaaaggCGTTGGTAAATTAAATGTAAATTAACAATAACTACCTTCTTGATAACAACAATGTTACAATAAACATATTGATTTGTTtgcaaaagtaaaaaaaaaaatgtttaaaagaaGGAAAAGAAGGCACACTTGTTCACGATCTTTATATATACTCCCTCTCAAAGTTCAATATCGTTGGAGTCTTGTGGGTTACCATTTTACCTCATAAGatgaaactctataaattaaaatgttctGTTCAATTCAATGCCTCGGCAGACATCTGTTCCCTTTGCATGTAAGAGAGATAAAGAAAGCGACAAAAGCCATAAAGAAAGGTAAGACTCTTTGAATGATAGAGAGATAAGGCTCCTCTTATCTTCTCAACAGatctttgtttctttcttcttttcttttattttttccttttttggttATGTTTGTTCTcgatttagacaaaaaaaaaaaccctagaCTTGATCTTCCAAAGGGTGTCTGAATTTCTTCCCTTTTTACAGATTAGTATTCTTTCTCTTTGTGGTTCTTTGCCTTCTTTAGTTAAAACTTAGATCTAACCATAACCATTAATCTCTTATCTTTTCACTGACCCAATGATTCTTATTCTTCGTTTTATCTTGTAGATCTCTAGAGTTGGATGAATTGTGAGTGAATGAGCTGGGGCAAAAGAAACACACAGAAACTGACAGAAGAGAGTGAGCACACAAAAGTAAATTGCATATGTTGCATTTGCTTCTCTTGCGTGCTCACTGCTCTTTCTGTCAGATTCCCGTGCTGATCTCTTTGGCCTGTCCTTGTTCCTCTTTGtctcagtctctctctctctcacatacacaagctctctctctctctcttgattaTTTCCAAACTAAGGTAAGAATATACCACTGAAATGATGGCTTGTTCTTGTGTATTGATTTTGGTTCGATCTGATTGCATGCGGTGTGAGATCTTTAAACTTtaaccataaattcattatGGTTTAAGGTATGCGTAATATCGAAAAAGCAATTAGTCTATGTGTTAACGCGTGGTTAAGTGAAATTAAGCATGGTAACCTAGTTCTTATTAGGCTGGTCCTTAATTTCTCGATTCatgtatatattattgtttatttttttctttttgtctttttaatacCTTGTTCCATCCTATATTctcatataaataatatgtcATTTGATTCATGCGATCATCATATCATCTCATTTTTCGTGAATAAGATGTTGCAAGATAACTTCGTCATTATAAGAATGAGTCGTTGGCATTTTAGTTAATTAAATAGTTCGTTCGTACATTTTGATTCAATGAGACACATAATTAGCTTATTATATAAAGAGTTATGCTAGTATATacttcagcaaaaaaaaaattatgccgGTATATAGTTAGTTGTAATTACCTTTTTTTATAAATGCAATAATGTTACATTTCATGAATCTTTTTATGTTAATGAAGATACAATTATATGTAGCATTATTAATCACATAAATCTTGTGAGAATATTCTTGTGGTGGTTTGTTTTGTCAGATTAATTTGATAGCATGTTCTTATTTTCATTGGCTTTTCAAACACACATTTTGAATGCAACTAATACAGCCTATAATGTATGAGTTTCTGGTATTGGTGCCACATGTTGATGTGTCATGTCTTTCCGCTTTTGTACTGTTAAGGATGTTGAAAAATATTGTTGTTTGTCGACAAAATATCAATACTAGTAATTAATTTTTGGTCCTACTGTTAcaccttttattttttgttgggTAAGTCATGAGTTGTTGGGCTGAGATCGTGATGATGCCGGTGAGGATTTTGTGGTCAAGTGAATGCATCATATACGAATCGATATATCCATTGCAATTGTCTGATGCTTTTATTAGTTAAGGCAGTATTCGATCTTGATATTTGTAGAGAAAACGAAATTTGGAGGACATGGAATACATGCGTATGGATTTTTGAATTGGATGATTTCAGAGGTGTTGGCTCCAGCTTTATAAATTTGTTGGTGTGCGTACATGAGCTCTCTAGAGATCTAGAATACAAATCTATTTGTAAATTGTAAAAGGAAATGCAAATTCATATTTTGTACCGAAGGATCATTTGAAAGAATCATCCAGAGGAAAGTCTAAACGCAAACACAAAACAACTAGACAAACTTTGGCCGAGGCAAAGATCGTTGAGCAAGTACAACAAGCTTATTGTTTAAGAAGTCGATCGAAGAGTATGATAAGTGTATACATCCTACTGTTCattacaaaaagataaaaacaacTTA is part of the Brassica rapa cultivar Chiifu-401-42 chromosome A09, CAAS_Brap_v3.01, whole genome shotgun sequence genome and harbors:
- the LOC103842211 gene encoding stromal cell-derived factor 2-like protein, with amino-acid sequence MAMGFFSLALFLFLSVDSDSGYTSASAAAASGKEGVEITYGSAMKLMHEKTKVRLHSHDVPYGSGSGQQSVTGFPGVVDSNSYWIVKPVPGTTAKQGDAVMSGATIRLQHMKTRKWLHSHLHASPISGNLEVSCFGDDSNSDTGDHWKLIIEGSGKTWKQDQRVRLQHIDTSGYLHSHDKKYQRIAGGQQEVCGIREKRADNVWLAAEGVYLPVDESSSSK